GCCACCGGCACGCGCTCGGGAGGCGCGAGCGTCGAGGGCCGCTGGCACACCTACCCGGAGCTGGCGGCCGCGGGCCTGTGGACGACGCCCACCGACCTCGCGCGCATCGCCCTCGAGGTCTCCAAGGCATGGAACGGCGAGTCCCAGCGCGTGCTGTCCCAGTCGATGGCGAAGCAGATGCTCACCCGGCAGTCCGAGTCCTTCGGGCTCGGCTTCCAGCTCCGCCCGGGCAAGGAGTGGTTCGGTCATGGAGGAGGCAACGAGGGCTTCAAGTGCTCCCTCATGGCGTTCGCCGACTCGGGCAGCGGCGTGGCCATCATGACCAACTCGGATGATGGCTGGCGAATCTTCGAGCGACTCACCGCCAGCGTGGCCACCGAGTACGGCTGGAAGGGCTTCACCGCCGAGCCCGACAGCCCCTCCATGACGGCGGACCTGCTGGCGCGCCTCGAGGGTACGGACGCCGCCATCGCCTGGTTGAAGGAGCGGCGGCGCACGGCTCCAGAAGAGACGCTGTCCTCCGGCATCCTCAACGACATCGGTTACTCGTTGCTCAGGGGAGGCAAGGTCGCCGACGCCGTGAAGGTGTTCGAGGCCAACGTCGAGCTCTACCCCGAGGACGCCAACACGCACGACAGCCTCGGGGAGGCCTACCTCGAGGTGGGCCGGAAGGACGAGGCCATCACCCGCTACAAGAAGTCGCTCGAGCTGAACCCGAAGAACGACAACGCCGCGAGGATGCTGGAGGAACTCGGCGCATCCTCGAGCAAGTAGGTGAGCACCCGCGCCGTCACCGTGTGAAAGACCCCGGCGATTCGCCGCACGGTGTCCGGCCCTCCAGTGTATGCGTGATGGGCGACCCGGGGGGCCTATCAGAGCGCCGCGAGGGAAGGCCAGGGCGCCCGCGTGGTCTGGAGCACGGCGGCCATTCCCTGCGCGGCGAGCGCGTGGACCTGCATGGGGTAGTCGATGGCGAAGGGCCGGGGCGCATACATCCGCAGCGGTCCAGTCCAGGCGCCTCCGGGCTCCTGCATGTCCGCGAGCGCGCGGAGGGCGCCCTTCAGACGCGGGTGCTCCACGGGCAGGTAGTGCGTGAGCAACCCCAGAGCCATTCCGGTGGCCGCTGCCGCGCTCTCCTGGCCCAGGGCGGGGGGACCATCCTCCGTCCGGATTCTGTGCATCGAGGAGCTGGGGCGCGAGGTGCCGGGCCGCTTCGTGGCCGGGCTCGAGCGCCAGGGCTACCTCGTGCGCCGCATAGGCGTGGATGTCGAACCAGTGGGCCCGGCAGCCGCCTTCCCGTCGCGCACGCGCCGGTTCGCATCCGCTCCAGGTAGTCTCGCCCCGCCTCCAACGCGGCCCGCATCGCGTCCGTGTGGGGCAGGGCCAGGAGCACCATCGCGGTGGTGTCGGTGTCCGATTCGACTCCGCCCCGGTAGGGCCAGCCCCCGTCCTCGTTCTGGGCACGCAGGAGGAAGGAGTCGGCACGCGCGAACATCGTCGGCGCCAGGTCCTCACAGCCTTTCAGCGCCCGGCACAGCAGCGCCGTGTCCCACACATCCTCAATCGGCACGTCGAGCAAAGGCGGAATGGGGCTCTCCCAAGCAGGTGAGGAGGAGGCGAACGAGGCGCCCCAGGCAGCGGCAAGCAAAGAGTCGCTGCAGGCTGGTTACCGCAAGACGCACGACACGCTCAATGAAATAAACGGCATGAAAGTCATCACGCTGTTGAGGGCACGTCATGACTCGCACGAGTGTTTTCCTCATGGATGCCTTCTCCGAGATCGCGGTCTTCACGCGGGCTGCGGAGAAGCTGAGCCTCACTAGGAGCGGCTGGGAGTGCGGCTCCTCAATCTGACCACCCGCGGTCTCAGCCTCACATCCTCGCGGAACTTGACCGCCGGCAGCGCCGCCGAGCGCGCCCTGTCGCCCGAGCAGTGGGCCCTCGCGACGCTCCTCGGCGAGGCGTGAAGCGGGCGCCTCCCCGTTTTCCTCCGTTCAAAATGTGTTCACCAAAAGAACATCCCTTCCTCCGTCTGGAAGAGGTCCATTGATCCATAGTCCAGGGTGGACGATGTCTCTGGCCCGCCGGACCTCATCCCGGCGCTCCCTCCGAGAGCCCCAACGGAAGAAGGATGCCCTCATGAAGCGTTTGCTGATGCTCGCCCTCGTCTGCGCCCCGGTCGCCGTGCTCGCCGCGGACAAGACTGCTCCCAAAACCGCCCCCAAGACCGCGCCGAAGACGGAGCCGAAGGCCGACACGGGGACCATGCCCGCGGACGGCAAGGACCTGAAGGTCGAGGAGCCGGACCAGAAGGATCCGAAGAACAAGGAGACGGATGTCAAGGCGAAGGGCGAGGTGAAGAAGGACTCGTTCTGAAGCACTGTGCCGTGAATTGATCTTACCTCCAACGAATAGAGGACACACACATGAAGAAATACGCGGGATTGGTTTTCGTCGGGCTGTGCATGCTCCAGGGGACTGCGAATGGCGCCGATGAGTGCATCCAGACCATCAACCAGGGGGCCGGCACCGTGGCCCTGGGCCTGTATGAGCAGCAGTGCGCGACCCTGAGCTTCAGCTCGGGAATCATCACCAAGGATGTGAAGTACAACTGCTGCGGCCCCAGCGTGGCCATCCGTGTCAATGGCAACGACTGGAACAAGCTGATAAGCGAGGGCAAGCTGGATGGACTCCGCTACCAGAAGTTCGACAAGTCCGACAACGGCTACTCGCTGACGTTCCGCAAGGTCGTGGGCAAGGAGCCCACGACCATCAACGGCGAGGACTTCTTCAAGTAGCCGTTCCGCCTGCGGGCCGCGTGTGCACGCGCGGCCCGCCTTCAGCAGGAGTGCTCCGGACCGTGTCCGCGCCCTATCTTCACGACCTCGCTCCCTTCCTGTTCCGCTACGATGGAGGGCAGGGAAGTGTCTACACGGCCCGGTGGGATGGGCTCGCCTGTCTGGCGGGCTTCGCCCTCGCGCTGCTCCTGCTTCGGCGCTTCTCCGCCCGGGGCTATCTGCCACTGGCGCGCCCGGAGGTGTTCGACTTCACCAGCATGGTGGCGCTGCTGGGCGTACTGCTCGGCGGACGTCTGGGTTATCTGGTGTTGTATGAGTGGGAGCGCTTCTCGGGCAACCTGGGGCTGCTCTTCCAGTTCGGCCAGGGCGGCACGTCGTTCCACGGCGGGCTCGTCGGCGTGGCGGTGGTGACCTGGTTCCAGGCGCGTGAGCGTCAGGTGTCCTTCCTCTCGCTCGGCGACAATCTGGTGACGGTGGCGCCCCTGGGCCTGATGTTGGGCCGTCTCGCCAGCTTCATGGACGGGGAGTTGTTCGGGCGGATCACCCGGGTGCCCTGGGCCGTGCGCTTTCCCGCCGAAATCCACCTCGCGGCCTTTCAACCCGCCCAGGCCACCCGGCTCGCCGTGGAGCGGCTGCCCGCCAGCAGCTTCGACATCATGCAGGTGGCCCATGCCGCGCCCCGGGTCATGGACGAGCTGCTGCTCATCCTCAACCCGCGCCACCCCTCGCAGCTCTACGAGGCCGCGCTCGAGGGACTGCTGCTCTTCGTGATCCTCTACACCGTGCGCACCCGGGCCCGGCAGCCGCCCGAGGGACTCTTGTGCGCGCTGTTCCTGCTGCTGCACGCCGTGTTTCACATCGGCACGGGCTTCTGGCGCGAGCCCTTGAGTGGGGATCCGATGGTGCTGGGCCTCGCCCAGGGCCAGCTCTTCTCCCTGCCGGTGCTCACCGCGGGCCTGGGGCTGCTCGGATGGATCCTCCTGCGCCGTCCCCAGCCCGCCGGGGTACAGGAGCGAGAGACGCAGATGGCCAACTCCGAGGAGTGAGGCCCTGGGGCGCTGATCAGCCCCAGGGCCAGTGGACGCATGCCTCGCTCAGCAACTCGTCGGCTGACAAGTCCCCGCGCAATCAAACGTGCAGTCAATGCGCGCATCACACGTGACGAGCCACCAGGCTTGCGGGTCGAAGCACGAGCCGTTGACGGGCCCTATGCAGGTCATGCGCGCGAGCTGCTGCTCATAGTGGAATTGACCACTATAGCATGCTGCGGGCAGGCCCCTGCCGACAATACACCAGTGTGTACTGTACATGAATTGCCCGTAAGCGTCGACGGTCACCCACATCGAACTGTGTAACCCTGCCCTCGGATCGCAGGCGAGAGAAGCCTGCGTCTCGCCCTGCTCCAGAGTCCCCTCTGCTGCTCCTGCCTGAGCCTCCTCATCTATCGGCGCATTGCAGCCTAGAATCATGAACGCGCTGCACATGGATGCCGCGAACAGCGAAAGCGCCCTGCGGTTGATCACCAGAACCTCCATGGAATTAACGGATTAATCTCCGCGTGAAGAAAGAACATACTCCCGCGCGGTCGTAGTAAGCCAGACCCTACAGGGACGGACTGAAATTTCTGGCATCCCCCGAGGCGAAGAGGAACGGGAAGACGATGCTGGTCCCTTCCTGGGTGGAGAGTTCCGTCCACAGCAGCACGGGGTAGGCATGTGCCGAGCGGGGCAGGGCCACCAACACTCCGCCCAGGTTCGTCCCATCTTTTTTGCGCCATCCGGCGGCGGTGCCTGTCACCTACGCGGAGCTTCTTCAGAAGAAGCTTCGCCGTGTCTGCGGCACCTACCTGTTGAACGTGCGGCTCCACAAGCTCGCGCTCCTCGACAACGCCTCGGCTGTCTACAACGACGCCACCACGAACTTCCTCATCACGGAGTGCCGCGCGAGCGGGAGGGGGGGGCTGGAAGCGGACACGTTGTCCGGCACACAGCACGGGCGGCCCCCGTTTGCGGCTCTCCTCGGCCCCTCTGCACCAGCTCCCCTCAACAGCTCCCCTGTTTCTCCTATGCTCATGCTCCCGAGAGCAAACCCGGTAATTTCATGCAGCCAGACTTGCCCCCTGGAAATTGAAGGCGTTCAAGGCATCCCGCGATTTGCAACGTTTGATCACGAGTCGTTATGAGCGACATAAGAACATTGTTCTTGTTTCGACCCAACACCCTCAAATATGATACATGCAGGCCAAAATCAATGAGTCGATAAAAGGTCAGCGGGAATTAAAAAAGCACGGCAATTTTATTTGCAAGTTTTTGGGAATCGCATCGGCAAGCCCGGCCTCGCCAACGCCCGTGGGCAAATCCAAATGCGATGAAGCATTGACCCCGATGCTTCACTACAAATAATTCATCAATTAGGGAGGGAGAGGGAATGACAGAATCTACGACGCTTCAGAAAGAACGGCCCGTGCAGGTCGTGCCACTTTCCGGCAGCCTTGGTGCGGAGCTGCGCGGTGTCTTCATTCATGGCGAGACACCCGAAGAGGATGCCGCCTTCATTCAACGGATGCTGCTGAAATATCGCGTGGTGTTTTTCAGGAATCAACACCAGATTACCGATCAATCGCATCAGGATTTCGCCCGGAATTTTGGCGAAATCGTGAGCCATCCGACCGTCGCCGCCCAGGGGGATCCGGCCATTCTGGAGCTCCACTCCCACAATGGCGGGCGCGCCAACTCGTGGCACACCGACGTCACGTTCGATCTGCGTCCACCCAAGCTTTCCATTCTTCGCGCGGTCACGCTGCCCGAGCTGGGGGGTGACACCGTCTGGGCGAACACGGTCGCAGCCTACGAGCACCTGCCCGACAACCTCAAGGCGCTGGCTGAAAAACTTTGGGCCGTCCATGGCAACGATTTCGACTACGCAGCCAGCCGGGTGGAGCTGCTCCATGACGACACCGCCAAAAGGTACCGTCGGCAGTACGCCGCGCAGGTGATCAAGAGCGAGCACCCCGTTGTGCGTGTGCATCCCGACACGGGCGAGAAAAGCCTGCTCCTCGGCCACTACGCGCAGCGCTTCGTCAACTGCAACACCTACGACTCCGACCGGCTCTACGAGATCTTCCAGGCCCATGTCACACGGCTGGAAAACACCATTCGATGGCATTGGGCCCCCGGCGATGTGGCCATGTGGGACAACCGTTCCACACAGCACTACGCGATCAATGACTACGGCGATCAGACGCGGGTGATGAGACGGGTGACGATCGTGGGCGACGTGCCGGTGTCGGTCGACGGCTCCCCGAGCCGGCCGCACGTGCAGTGAAGGTCCAGCCGCCAATGATCAACGTGTCCGCTCGAAGTGTCCAGGTCGCACCGCCGACCCCTGCCAGCAGCAGCTTCCTGTACGGGCTTGTTTGCCTGTCGCTGCTGATGGGCTTGAGCATCGGCTACTCCAGGGTCATCACGACGCTGTATGCGGTAAAGCTGGATGCGAGCGGCTGGATGCTTGCCGCAGTGGCCGTATCCCAAAGCGTCGGGATGCTGGTGCTGGCAACGTCGGCTGGCCGATGGGTCGACATCTACGGTGTGCGAGTCGTCTTCGTCCTGGGGTCGGCCTGGGGCATGGCCATCTGCTTGCTGACGCCGCTGGTGCCGACCTTCCCGGCCTTGCTGTTGTTCACCGCGGCGGCGAGCCTGGCCATGCCGCCGCGCTTCGTGTCAATCAATACGATCTTCATGAGCCGCCTGCATGAGCTCGGCAGGCAACGGGCGGGCTGGTTTCGCGCCGCTCACGTGATCGGCATGACCTTTCTCGGGGCAGTTCTGGCCACGGCCCTGTTTCCCAGGCAAGGACCGGTGTTTGCCTTCTGGGGCGCCGCGGTCATCTTCGCGTCGAACATCGTGGTGTTCCTGCTGGGCATCGGCCGCAAGGGCCAACCGGAAGCCAGGCGAGGCCAGGCCGGGGGCCGGACCTCTCTCCCGCAACTGTTCAAGTCGATGCCAGCGCGGCGTGTCGCGGGCTGGGAGTTTTTGATCCAGTCACTGAATGCCTACTTCGCGTTCTACATCGTGATCATCGTCGTGCGCTACCTGCATCTGCCCGAGCGCACCGCCGGCTTTGCCGTCGCCGCGCAGGGCCTGGCATTTGTCTTCACGCTGGTGACGGCCGGATCGCTTGTGGTCCGGCATCCACGGGCAAGCCGCGGCCTCGGCGGGCTCGTGGTCGTGGGTGCCCTGATCGGACTGGCGACGTCACATGCGGCCACCGAGGTCTGCGCTTTCGCGTCGGTGCTGGGGTGTGGCCTGGGTCTGCTGCAGATCATCAACCTCACGGCGTTTGCCGCGCTGGGCGAGACGATCGGTTTCAGCCAGGCGGCATCGATCAATGCGTTGGCTGGCCCGAGTGGCGGCGTGTTCGGCGGGCTGCTTGGCGGCCTGCTCGAGCATTGGGTTGCGCCCCAAGCGTTGTTCCTGGCGTTCCTCCCGCTTTTCATGCTGCTGGCGTTGACCCGGCAGGACAAGCCGGCAACCGCTGGCGGAGGGGCCGAGGAGAGCCGCTGACGGGGGCCGCCGAGCAGGCGAGCCTACCGCCCGAGGCAGCGTCGGCCGCGCGCACGCTCGGGTTGGGAGCCTCTCCCCGGGCGCGCGCTACCCCCTGAGTGGTTGACGGGTGGGACGCGAGCGGGGATACACGCCCTCATGACGTTGGCATCGGTCGTCGGACAGCCACGCGCCATCGACGCGCTCCAGTCGGCGCTTCGGGGTGGCTCGGTTCATCACGCCTACCTCTTCGCCGGGCCCGAGGGTGTGGGCAAGGAACTCACCGCCGTGGGGCTCGCCCAGGCACTCACCTGTCCCGAGCAGCCCGACGTGGGCTGTGGCACGTGCTCGAGCTGCACCCGCATCGCCAAGGGCGCCCACCCGGACGTCTCCTGGCTCATGCCCGACGCCGAGCGCGTGGAGCGTGGTTTCGCGGGCCGCTCGGACTTCGCCACCACGCCCAGCCGCGACATCCGCGTGGATCAGATCCGCGCCCTGCTCGAGCGCATCTGCCTGCGGGGTCTCGAGTCCAAGCGCAAGGTGGCCATCGTGGTGGACGCGCACCAGATGAATGCCCAGGCGCAGAACGCCTTCCTCAAGACGCTCGAGGAGCCCCCCGCGGAGACCACGCTCATCCTGCTGGCCTCGGCTCCGGACAAGATGTTGCCCACCATCCGCAGCCGCTGCTCCAAGGTGTCCTTCGGCCCGCTGCCCGTGGAACTCGTGGCCGAGCGCCTCCAGAAGGAGCGGAAGCTGGACGCGCCGACGGCCATGCTCGCGGCGGTGATGGCCGGGGGCAGCCTCGGCCGGGCCATGGCGTTGGACTTGAAGGCGCTCGCGGCCCGTAAGGACGTCATCGCCTCGTTCGAGGCGCTCAAGCCCGGAGAGCCGAGCGCGATGCTTCGCTGGGCCGCCACGTTCGGCGAGTCGCGCGAGGACGCGGAGCAGGCGCTCTCCATCCTTTCGCTGTGGACGCGCGACGTGGCGATGGCGAAGGTGGGAGGGGAACGCCTGGCCAACCGGGACCTGGACGCGCTCGCGCACGAGGTGGCGGCGCGCACGCACGAGTCGATGCTCCACCGGCGGCACGCGCTGCTGGACAAGGCGCGGGCGACCATCGTGGAGCGCAACGGCTCGCCCCGGCTGCAGCTGGAGCGGATGCTCATTGAATTGCTGGAGGGGCGATGAGCGCGGCGGACATCGAGGACGTGCTGGACGAGGCCCGGGCGGGCAAGGTGGTGCACCCGCTCTACCTGCTGTGGGGCGAGGAGTACCTCGTGCGCAAGGGGGCGGACGAGCTGGTGAAGGCGCTGTTGCCGGATGCGTCCGCGGGGCTGAACTTCGCGGTGCTGGACGCGGGCTCGCCGCGCGAGGTGGCGCAGGAGCTGGCCACGCTGCCGCTGTTCCCCGGACGCAAGGTGGTGCTGGTGCGCGACCCGGAGTTCCTCGCACCGAAGAAGGGGCGGGGCAACGCGCTGGGCAAGGCGCGCGAGGCGTGGACGGCGGGCAAGCGCAAGGAGGGCGCGCGGCGGCTGCTCGCGCTGGCGGCCCGGGCGGGGTGGGGCGTGGCGCAGTTGGATCCGGACGCCCCGGGAGCGCCCACGGCGGAGGAGTGGAAGGAGGAGCTGAACGTCGAACTGGCGGAGGCGGATCTGCTCTTCCTCAAGGAGGTGGCCACGTTCTGCCGGGAGGAGCGCATCAGCGCCCCCGAGGGTGACGCGAGCGCGCTCCTGACCCTCTTCGAGAAGGGCCTGCCGCCGGGGCACACGCTGGTGATGGCGGCCTCGGACGTGGACGCGAAGAACCCGCTGGTGAAGCTCGCGGCGGACAAGGGCCGGCTCGTCGAGCGCAAGGTGGCGGCGCGGCACAAGGACCTGGAGATTGGCCCGCTCGCCGAGGAGTTCCTCTGGCCGTTCAAGAAGAAGCTGAGCAAGGCCGCGGCGGACCTGCTCAAGGAGCGCATTGGCGGCAACGTGCGGCTGCTGCAATCCGAGCTGGAGAAGCTGGCGACGTACGCGGAGGGCTCCACCATCGAGGCGGCGGACGTGGCGCTGCTGGTGGCGCACACGCGCGAGGAGGAGTTCTTCGAGCTGTCCGAGGCCCTGCAGAATCGCAACCTGAAGGCGGCGCTGGACTACACGGTGGACGCGATGGGGCAGGGGGTGCACGGGTTGCAACTGCTGGGCGCGGTGGCCTCCATCGTGCGGGGCATGCTGGAGAACCACGAGCGGTTGGAGAAGTACGCCGGGGGCTCGGTGCCGCGCTCGTTCAACGACTTCAAGGCGCGGGTGTTCCCCCGGGTGGAGGAGGAGGCGAAGGCGGCCAAGGGCAAGGCGCCGCATCCGTATGCGGCCTTCCTCGCGATGCAGGGAGCGGCCCGCTACAAGCGGCGCGAGCTGTTGGACGCACTGGTGGCGTGCGCCGAGTCGGACCTGTCGCTCAAGTCCTCGGCGAGCGGCAAGCTCGTCATCGAGCGGCTGTTGTGGACCGTGTGCGCGAGCGCGTGAGGCACCGCGCGGGGGGGCGTCTGAAGCTGCTCCCTCGACGCCCTCTCGGGCTTCAGGCGGCGATCTGGAAGTCCGGATGGGCGACCGCGAAGGCGGTGTTCCGATCCGCCTTGGGCGGGTAGATCCACTGGGTGTTGATCTCGCGCTTGAGCGCCTTGCCCGCGTCCCGCGTCAGCTTCACCTGGCGGTCCCATCCCTCGGTATAGAGCGCGCCCCAGGGTCCGAGATCGAGGCAGGTGACGTACTTCGGCTGACTGTACGGGTGGGTTGGCAGACCGACCAGCTCGGCGGCGGCGTTGTGGCCGGCGACACGGCCGAGGATCACCGCATGCTGGCAGGACATCGCCGCGATGTGGCCTTCATCGTCGGTCGCGACCATCGCCACATCCCCGGTGACGAAGATGCCCGCGGCGCCCTTGGCGCGCAGATACTGGTCGGCATGGACACGGCCGAAGCGGTCGTGTTCGCCGTTGATCTGCGCGGCGAGCGGGTTGGCTCTCGCGCCGGCCGTCCAGATCACCGTGTGGGTCTCGATCCGCTCGCCGGTGGACGTGGTGACACCCTCCGCGTCGATCGCCACGGCTCCGGTGGAGGTGCGCACCTCCACGCCGCACTCGGCCAGGGCCTCCTCGATCACCGGGCGTGGAACCGGCCCGAGGTCGGGGCCGATGGCGGGCGCTTGTTCCAGCACCACGACCCGGATCTTCGCGTCCTGGCCGAGGATGCCGCGCAGCCGCTGGGGCATCTCGGCCACCGTCTCGATGCCGGTGAAGCCACCACCCGCGACCACCACCGTGTTCCGGGCGGCCGTCTCCGGCTTGTGGGCGAGCGCCTTCAGGTGCTTGTCGAGAGCGTTCGCGCTCGACAGTTGGTCGACGTTGAAGGCGTGCTCCTTGAGTCCGGGCACGTTCGGCATGAACAGACGGCTGCCGGCCGCCAACACGAAGCGGTCATAGGGCAGCGTCACGCGTTCGCCGTCGGTGCCGAGCACTTCGACTTCATGCCGGTCGGCATGGATCGCCTCGATGGTGCCGGCGAGGTGGCGAACGCCGACCGCCTCGAACAGCGGGGCGAGGTCCGGTGCCATGTTCTCGATCACCGGTTCATAGAGGCGCGGGCGGATGTGGAGCTGGGGGGTTGGCGACACGACCAGGACTTCCACCTGGTTCTGCTTGCCCGCCAGCGACACGGCGCGTGCGGCGGAAATGGCCGCCCACATGCCAGCGAAACCCGAGCCTGCGATGACGATCTTCTGGTTCATTGTCTTGCTTTCTTTTGGGAGCCGGACGCAGCTCTCCGGTTCCGTCGTGCGGATACACGACGGCCGCTTTCTCGGTCGTCCGGCGAAAACCGAGAAAAAGTTCAGTGATTCGAGTGGCTCACGGCGTTACCGCCGCGCTTGCGCTTCAGGGAGGCTCTTCGTGCGTGCGCGATTTCCGCGTGGATGCACGGGTCTTGAGCCGATCCTCAATCCATTTCTGGACGTCGTTTGAAAACTCAGGCGGCGCTTTGCGGCCGAAAGTCTTCGCGACATCGGCGAGTGATTCCTTCGCCAAGGTGTCGCGCATTGCCTTCTCCGCGCGCAGCATCACGGCATGGACCGCACAGACGCCCGCCATCGCCCAGGAGGGAGGGTTTCCCTCGAACACGGCGCAACGGCCGCGGATCTGCTGACAGTCGAAGAGCGGCTTGTCCCCTTCGAGCGCATCGATGACTTCCAGGAAGCTGATGTCTTCCGGGGCCTTGGCGAGCTGATACCCGCCGCGCACTCCCTCGCTCGCGACGACGATCCCCGCCTTTTCGAGCTTGGGGAATATCTTGGCGAGGAAGGTGGGCGATACGCCTTGGAGCTCGGCCAGGTCACGGCTGCTCAGCGGCGTGTCGCCCGCGCTGACCAGCCAGAGGAGGCAGTGGATGCCGTACTCAACGCTCGTTGTGAGGTGCGCCATAACACGGACTATATGGGTCCGTGTTTAAGGCGGCAAGCAAAAAACGAGGACAAAGTGAGTCCGAGTTGACGCGGTGCGCCGCGAGGAGGCGTTCTTCGAAGAGGGTAGGCGGGCGAGCTACCCGAGCTATGACGCCTTGGCTTCCAGGAGTTGCCGCCGCCCACGCGAGCAGCGGTGCCTCCTGGTCGCCGGGTCAACGGCCGGAGTTGGTGATGGGCTCTTCTGGTGAGCAGTCATTTTTCTCGTGGAGATAGGTGTTGCGCTCCTGGCAGGTGAGTTCGCGAGCCCATTGCTTGA
Above is a window of Cystobacter fuscus DNA encoding:
- the lgt gene encoding prolipoprotein diacylglyceryl transferase, which encodes MSAPYLHDLAPFLFRYDGGQGSVYTARWDGLACLAGFALALLLLRRFSARGYLPLARPEVFDFTSMVALLGVLLGGRLGYLVLYEWERFSGNLGLLFQFGQGGTSFHGGLVGVAVVTWFQARERQVSFLSLGDNLVTVAPLGLMLGRLASFMDGELFGRITRVPWAVRFPAEIHLAAFQPAQATRLAVERLPASSFDIMQVAHAAPRVMDELLLILNPRHPSQLYEAALEGLLLFVILYTVRTRARQPPEGLLCALFLLLHAVFHIGTGFWREPLSGDPMVLGLAQGQLFSLPVLTAGLGLLGWILLRRPQPAGVQERETQMANSEE
- a CDS encoding TauD/TfdA dioxygenase family protein — translated: MTESTTLQKERPVQVVPLSGSLGAELRGVFIHGETPEEDAAFIQRMLLKYRVVFFRNQHQITDQSHQDFARNFGEIVSHPTVAAQGDPAILELHSHNGGRANSWHTDVTFDLRPPKLSILRAVTLPELGGDTVWANTVAAYEHLPDNLKALAEKLWAVHGNDFDYAASRVELLHDDTAKRYRRQYAAQVIKSEHPVVRVHPDTGEKSLLLGHYAQRFVNCNTYDSDRLYEIFQAHVTRLENTIRWHWAPGDVAMWDNRSTQHYAINDYGDQTRVMRRVTIVGDVPVSVDGSPSRPHVQ
- a CDS encoding MFS transporter — encoded protein: MINVSARSVQVAPPTPASSSFLYGLVCLSLLMGLSIGYSRVITTLYAVKLDASGWMLAAVAVSQSVGMLVLATSAGRWVDIYGVRVVFVLGSAWGMAICLLTPLVPTFPALLLFTAAASLAMPPRFVSINTIFMSRLHELGRQRAGWFRAAHVIGMTFLGAVLATALFPRQGPVFAFWGAAVIFASNIVVFLLGIGRKGQPEARRGQAGGRTSLPQLFKSMPARRVAGWEFLIQSLNAYFAFYIVIIVVRYLHLPERTAGFAVAAQGLAFVFTLVTAGSLVVRHPRASRGLGGLVVVGALIGLATSHAATEVCAFASVLGCGLGLLQIINLTAFAALGETIGFSQAASINALAGPSGGVFGGLLGGLLEHWVAPQALFLAFLPLFMLLALTRQDKPATAGGGAEESR
- the holB gene encoding DNA polymerase III subunit delta'; the protein is MTLASVVGQPRAIDALQSALRGGSVHHAYLFAGPEGVGKELTAVGLAQALTCPEQPDVGCGTCSSCTRIAKGAHPDVSWLMPDAERVERGFAGRSDFATTPSRDIRVDQIRALLERICLRGLESKRKVAIVVDAHQMNAQAQNAFLKTLEEPPAETTLILLASAPDKMLPTIRSRCSKVSFGPLPVELVAERLQKERKLDAPTAMLAAVMAGGSLGRAMALDLKALAARKDVIASFEALKPGEPSAMLRWAATFGESREDAEQALSILSLWTRDVAMAKVGGERLANRDLDALAHEVAARTHESMLHRRHALLDKARATIVERNGSPRLQLERMLIELLEGR
- the holA gene encoding DNA polymerase III subunit delta, which translates into the protein MSAADIEDVLDEARAGKVVHPLYLLWGEEYLVRKGADELVKALLPDASAGLNFAVLDAGSPREVAQELATLPLFPGRKVVLVRDPEFLAPKKGRGNALGKAREAWTAGKRKEGARRLLALAARAGWGVAQLDPDAPGAPTAEEWKEELNVELAEADLLFLKEVATFCREERISAPEGDASALLTLFEKGLPPGHTLVMAASDVDAKNPLVKLAADKGRLVERKVAARHKDLEIGPLAEEFLWPFKKKLSKAAADLLKERIGGNVRLLQSELEKLATYAEGSTIEAADVALLVAHTREEEFFELSEALQNRNLKAALDYTVDAMGQGVHGLQLLGAVASIVRGMLENHERLEKYAGGSVPRSFNDFKARVFPRVEEEAKAAKGKAPHPYAAFLAMQGAARYKRRELLDALVACAESDLSLKSSASGKLVIERLLWTVCASA
- a CDS encoding NAD(P)/FAD-dependent oxidoreductase, coding for MNQKIVIAGSGFAGMWAAISAARAVSLAGKQNQVEVLVVSPTPQLHIRPRLYEPVIENMAPDLAPLFEAVGVRHLAGTIEAIHADRHEVEVLGTDGERVTLPYDRFVLAAGSRLFMPNVPGLKEHAFNVDQLSSANALDKHLKALAHKPETAARNTVVVAGGGFTGIETVAEMPQRLRGILGQDAKIRVVVLEQAPAIGPDLGPVPRPVIEEALAECGVEVRTSTGAVAIDAEGVTTSTGERIETHTVIWTAGARANPLAAQINGEHDRFGRVHADQYLRAKGAAGIFVTGDVAMVATDDEGHIAAMSCQHAVILGRVAGHNAAAELVGLPTHPYSQPKYVTCLDLGPWGALYTEGWDRQVKLTRDAGKALKREINTQWIYPPKADRNTAFAVAHPDFQIAA
- a CDS encoding RrF2 family transcriptional regulator, producing MAHLTTSVEYGIHCLLWLVSAGDTPLSSRDLAELQGVSPTFLAKIFPKLEKAGIVVASEGVRGGYQLAKAPEDISFLEVIDALEGDKPLFDCQQIRGRCAVFEGNPPSWAMAGVCAVHAVMLRAEKAMRDTLAKESLADVAKTFGRKAPPEFSNDVQKWIEDRLKTRASTRKSRTHEEPP